Proteins from a genomic interval of Pseudovibrio sp. Tun.PSC04-5.I4:
- the ltrA gene encoding group II intron reverse transcriptase/maturase codes for MIISDMQHKLAKWAQDERTRRFDRLLRLIADRTWLTEAARVALASSGAKTPGVDGVDRDRFRQNEEELLATLGRSLLDGTYAPAPTRRVYIPKGNGKLRPLGIPTLTDRIVQRAMLMVMEPIWESDFSPYSYGFRPQRSVHHAIRAVLMQTTDGRNTKGRWVIEGDLASYFDTVHHRKLLSCVRKRIRDKRFIALLWRLLKAGHIDKGLFCAASKGVPQGGVLSPLLSNIMLNEFDRWMDEKFLGKAARNKRRGWNESVRKASPVAVRENRCRRPAVSYCRYADDFVVIVKGTKAQALAVREECRAFLEGDLALTLNMEKTHVTHVNDGFVFLGHRIIRKRGPRGVMRPVTTIPREKTSGFKHRLVKALSGDHNTPHTDMIKRLNRQLMGWANFYQFTDYTSKVFQHVDTVVFWKMAHWLGRKYRSRISRLMRKWFARPYGLKAKTWMVHSMTKEGVRVSSILYRLTNHQRGQFRWKTPRSNPYLREKNEAPFYETHYRGLVLAF; via the coding sequence TTGATAATCAGCGACATGCAACACAAGCTTGCGAAATGGGCGCAGGACGAGCGAACCAGAAGATTTGATCGCCTCTTACGCTTAATTGCCGATCGGACTTGGCTGACTGAGGCTGCCCGGGTTGCCTTGGCGTCGAGCGGCGCAAAGACCCCGGGCGTAGATGGCGTGGACCGAGATCGTTTCCGACAAAATGAGGAGGAACTCCTTGCGACGTTGGGGCGATCTCTGCTGGATGGGACCTATGCGCCCGCTCCAACACGACGCGTCTACATCCCGAAAGGGAACGGAAAGCTGAGACCGTTGGGAATACCGACACTGACGGATCGCATAGTACAGCGCGCCATGCTGATGGTGATGGAGCCGATTTGGGAAAGCGACTTCAGTCCTTACTCATATGGTTTCAGGCCACAGCGTAGCGTGCACCACGCGATCCGGGCCGTTTTGATGCAGACAACGGATGGCAGGAACACAAAGGGTCGCTGGGTGATCGAAGGTGATCTAGCAAGCTACTTTGATACTGTCCATCACCGCAAGCTGCTCTCGTGTGTGCGCAAGCGCATCCGGGACAAACGGTTTATCGCACTGCTCTGGAGGCTTTTGAAGGCAGGTCACATCGATAAAGGCCTCTTCTGCGCCGCCAGCAAGGGCGTTCCTCAAGGCGGGGTTCTTTCTCCGCTTCTGTCCAACATTATGCTCAATGAGTTTGATCGTTGGATGGATGAGAAATTCCTTGGAAAAGCAGCGCGCAACAAACGTCGTGGTTGGAATGAGAGCGTCAGAAAAGCCAGCCCTGTGGCGGTTCGTGAGAACCGCTGTCGCAGACCGGCAGTGTCCTATTGCCGTTATGCCGATGACTTTGTTGTCATCGTCAAAGGCACGAAGGCACAGGCGCTCGCGGTACGCGAGGAATGCCGAGCATTCCTGGAAGGCGATCTGGCATTGACGTTAAACATGGAGAAAACCCATGTCACTCATGTTAATGATGGGTTTGTCTTTCTCGGTCACCGGATCATTCGCAAACGCGGTCCCCGTGGCGTGATGCGGCCAGTAACGACCATTCCCCGAGAGAAAACCAGCGGTTTCAAACATCGACTGGTTAAGGCTCTTAGCGGCGACCACAATACGCCCCATACCGACATGATTAAGCGGCTAAACCGCCAACTCATGGGTTGGGCAAACTTCTATCAGTTCACCGATTACACATCCAAGGTCTTCCAGCACGTCGATACCGTCGTGTTCTGGAAAATGGCACATTGGCTGGGGCGCAAGTATCGCTCGCGCATCTCTCGTCTGATGCGAAAGTGGTTCGCGCGGCCGTATGGCTTAAAAGCCAAGACATGGATGGTGCACTCGATGACGAAAGAAGGAGTACGCGTTTCAAGCATCTTGTACCGGCTAACCAATCATCAGCGCGGGCAATTCCGCTGGAAGACACCACGTTCAAATCCTTATCTTCGGGAAAAGAACGAGGCTCCTTTCTACGAAACGCACTATCGTGGTCTCGTGCTGGCTTTCTAG
- a CDS encoding type III secretion system chaperone → MVDTSEVSKLVTEVSDLLVDASVFADPARDSWLFQFTSGLDVIATLEEDRHSLAISAELGNLPEENRLDLLEYFLKVNQSWAGTGSLRFAMLADTDKTITFLWDIPMNGLARHDLFAALSEFAERAQGWSELLKSGVLLTQELATELPKNSLKV, encoded by the coding sequence ATGGTTGATACTAGTGAAGTATCGAAACTAGTCACGGAAGTGAGTGACTTACTCGTTGATGCATCGGTGTTTGCGGACCCTGCACGTGACAGTTGGTTATTTCAGTTCACCTCAGGTTTGGACGTGATTGCCACGCTGGAAGAAGACAGGCATTCCCTCGCTATCAGCGCGGAGTTGGGCAACCTGCCAGAAGAAAACCGGCTTGATCTGCTGGAGTACTTTCTGAAGGTCAATCAGTCTTGGGCTGGCACCGGTAGCTTGCGGTTTGCAATGCTGGCAGACACAGACAAGACCATCACCTTCCTCTGGGATATCCCGATGAACGGGTTGGCACGCCACGATCTTTTTGCTGCCCTTTCCGAGTTTGCTGAACGCGCACAGGGTTGGAGTGAGCTTTTGAAGTCTGGCGTTCTCCTCACACAGGAGCTCGCAACAGAACTTCCCAAGAACTCCCTAAAAGTCTGA
- a CDS encoding IS66 family transposase, whose product MNQSLNSLPNDPALLKALLLSAQSEIEALSGKVESLQANEQAHLVLITSFKQALAKLRRQRFGASSEKIDREIAQLELALENLEVAHPCQEPEGERLPVPELATSALEKPPKPARGKPRVSSDVDRERVTLQSPVACPDCGGKLRLIGEDVSELVEFITAKLKVIETARPKTSCRVCEKIVQAPAPTRPIEKSSAGASLLAHILISKFDDHLPLYRQNEIFARHGIDIPRSTLSDWCGLAMKTLAPLTELLKVEVMLSDRLHTDDTPIDVLGRQFKTVSGSGKASRQGRIWTYVRDDRPFAGEAPPIAAYWFSANRKADNPRSHLKEFSGILQADAYAGYKQLYDSGDIKEAACWAHWRRDFHDIFTATKSELARYALEQIGKLYDIERQISGKPPDQRHEVRQKHSKPIAQAFKAWCEAQLARISGKSPLAKAIRYGLSRWHAFTLFLDEGRVAIDNNAAERAVRPIALGRKNFLFAGSMAGGETLADAMTLIETAKMNGLNPQMYLTDILACINDHKINRLHELLPWNWKLDAKSQPQAQILAP is encoded by the coding sequence ATGAACCAGTCTCTTAACTCCCTTCCTAATGACCCTGCTTTGCTCAAGGCATTGCTGTTGTCCGCCCAAAGTGAGATTGAAGCTTTAAGCGGTAAGGTTGAGAGTTTACAAGCTAATGAGCAAGCCCATCTGGTTCTGATCACATCGTTCAAACAGGCTTTGGCCAAGTTGCGCAGGCAGCGCTTTGGCGCATCTTCAGAAAAGATCGACCGCGAGATTGCCCAGCTTGAACTGGCGTTGGAAAACCTGGAGGTTGCCCACCCATGCCAGGAGCCGGAAGGTGAACGGTTGCCCGTGCCCGAACTGGCCACCTCCGCACTTGAAAAGCCACCCAAACCGGCCCGCGGCAAACCTCGGGTGAGCAGCGATGTGGACCGCGAGCGCGTTACTCTGCAATCACCAGTAGCGTGCCCCGATTGTGGTGGCAAGCTGCGGCTCATCGGGGAGGATGTGTCTGAACTGGTGGAGTTCATCACCGCAAAACTGAAGGTGATTGAAACAGCAAGGCCCAAGACGTCCTGCCGGGTGTGCGAGAAAATCGTGCAAGCTCCAGCACCAACCCGGCCCATTGAAAAATCCAGTGCCGGAGCCAGCTTACTGGCGCATATTCTGATCTCCAAGTTCGATGATCATTTGCCGCTATACCGTCAAAACGAGATCTTTGCCCGGCACGGCATTGATATTCCCCGCTCTACTTTGTCGGACTGGTGCGGGCTTGCCATGAAAACACTGGCTCCGCTGACCGAACTGCTTAAAGTTGAGGTGATGCTCTCAGATCGCCTGCACACCGATGACACGCCCATTGATGTACTGGGTCGTCAGTTCAAGACGGTGAGCGGTTCCGGCAAAGCTTCGAGGCAGGGCCGGATCTGGACCTATGTGCGCGATGATCGCCCCTTCGCAGGAGAGGCCCCGCCTATTGCTGCCTATTGGTTCTCCGCAAATCGCAAGGCTGACAATCCACGATCCCACCTCAAAGAGTTTTCCGGCATTCTGCAGGCCGATGCCTATGCTGGCTACAAGCAACTTTATGACAGCGGGGACATTAAAGAAGCCGCCTGCTGGGCGCATTGGCGCCGCGACTTCCATGATATCTTCACCGCCACCAAATCAGAACTGGCCAGATACGCACTGGAGCAGATCGGCAAACTTTATGACATCGAACGCCAGATCAGCGGAAAACCACCAGACCAGCGGCATGAGGTACGGCAGAAGCACAGTAAACCCATCGCTCAGGCCTTCAAGGCATGGTGTGAAGCTCAGCTTGCCCGCATCTCAGGCAAATCACCGCTGGCCAAAGCCATCCGCTATGGCCTCTCCCGCTGGCACGCCTTCACCTTGTTTCTCGACGAGGGCCGTGTCGCGATCGATAACAATGCAGCTGAGCGCGCAGTCAGACCCATCGCACTGGGCCGTAAGAACTTCTTATTTGCTGGATCAATGGCGGGCGGAGAAACTCTAGCCGACGCCATGACGCTGATTGAAACTGCAAAGATGAATGGCCTTAACCCGCAAATGTATCTGACCGACATCCTAGCCTGCATCAACGATCACAAAATCAACCGCCTCCACGAGCTCCTACCATGGAACTGGAAGCTGGACGCAAAATCACAGCCGCAAGCCCAAATCCTGGCGCCTTGA
- a CDS encoding transposase: MKRPTYTKWLKREARRLVEVSGRSVDEIAEDLGIARSSLHRWVREFKDQDLLAGPHEDTGKELARLLKEVELLRRERELLKKAAAFFTKETSL, from the coding sequence ATGAAGCGACCAACTTATACAAAATGGTTAAAGCGCGAAGCACGACGACTTGTCGAGGTGAGCGGGCGCAGTGTTGATGAGATTGCCGAGGATCTGGGGATAGCTCGCTCGAGCTTGCACCGTTGGGTTCGTGAGTTCAAAGATCAGGATTTACTAGCCGGACCGCATGAGGACACAGGTAAAGAGCTTGCTCGCCTTCTTAAGGAAGTAGAACTTCTGCGGCGGGAAAGAGAACTTTTAAAAAAGGCAGCAGCGTTCTTCACCAAGGAGACAAGTCTTTGA
- the tnpB gene encoding IS66 family insertion sequence element accessory protein TnpB (TnpB, as the term is used for proteins encoded by IS66 family insertion elements, is considered an accessory protein, since TnpC, encoded by a neighboring gene, is a DDE family transposase.) — protein sequence MIGPGTGVRVYLACGVTDMRKGIAGLTALAETELRQRPASGAVFAFRGRRGDRIKLLYWDGQGFCLYYKVLGAPRTWFRPGRLCLEF from the coding sequence ATGATCGGACCGGGAACAGGTGTGCGGGTTTATCTTGCGTGCGGTGTGACGGATATGCGCAAGGGCATTGCCGGTTTGACCGCTTTGGCGGAGACGGAATTACGCCAGCGCCCTGCAAGTGGCGCCGTGTTTGCTTTTCGCGGACGGCGCGGGGACCGGATCAAGTTGCTTTACTGGGATGGTCAGGGGTTCTGCCTTTACTACAAGGTGCTGGGTGCGCCTCGAACCTGGTTTCGACCGGGGCGCTTATGTTTGGAATTCTAG
- a CDS encoding NAD-dependent epimerase/dehydratase family protein, with product MINPEPKTICIAGASGLAGAYIVKAALNRGFRVHGTLRDASHNEKAGVLRSFASASDRLRLFSADAADSGSFDEPLTGADAVFITCFPAVNHGIDGTPAAQLDPDRGWNEIIHPAEQGCLNIMKAALRQNVKTVLLCSSTASAEPAAPSAIKHELRDISVAEQQIGQKKYSQAQKTVMEAAAEKFASKNGIRLCTLLPSMMVGEPLLPSHLTGHVLGFLANLHQGKTGWHKTVPAGSMSLTSPEDLAAMFLAAWSNQEASGRYFAVSGSWSWHEIYQEISEYVPLEALPTPLGREPESPTQFDFTRRDSLGTTFKDMHEMLAAFYHKYEQVRLLPQL from the coding sequence TTGATTAATCCAGAACCCAAAACAATCTGCATTGCCGGTGCCAGTGGGCTGGCGGGCGCGTACATTGTGAAAGCAGCTCTCAATCGGGGTTTCAGAGTTCACGGCACTCTGCGTGATGCCAGTCACAATGAAAAAGCAGGCGTATTACGGAGCTTCGCAAGTGCGTCAGATCGGCTTCGTCTTTTTTCTGCAGATGCGGCTGACAGCGGGTCTTTTGATGAGCCACTTACTGGTGCTGATGCAGTGTTTATCACCTGTTTTCCAGCCGTAAATCACGGTATTGATGGTACTCCTGCAGCACAACTTGACCCTGATCGCGGTTGGAATGAAATCATTCACCCAGCTGAACAGGGCTGCTTAAACATCATGAAAGCTGCCCTCCGGCAGAACGTTAAGACTGTTCTTCTGTGCTCCAGTACAGCTTCAGCAGAACCGGCAGCTCCCTCTGCCATTAAGCACGAGCTAAGGGATATCTCCGTAGCTGAACAGCAAATTGGGCAGAAGAAATACTCCCAAGCCCAAAAAACGGTAATGGAAGCAGCAGCCGAAAAGTTTGCTTCCAAAAATGGGATAAGGCTTTGCACCCTATTGCCAAGTATGATGGTTGGCGAACCTCTGCTCCCCAGCCATTTGACAGGCCATGTCCTTGGTTTTTTGGCAAACCTGCATCAAGGAAAAACCGGGTGGCACAAAACAGTTCCCGCCGGCTCAATGTCTCTTACCTCTCCGGAGGATCTAGCCGCAATGTTTCTTGCCGCTTGGTCCAATCAAGAAGCCTCGGGACGTTACTTTGCTGTAAGTGGAAGCTGGAGCTGGCATGAAATCTATCAAGAGATTTCTGAGTATGTCCCCTTGGAGGCTCTACCAACACCATTAGGACGAGAGCCGGAATCACCCACGCAATTCGATTTTACGCGGCGCGATAGCCTTGGCACAACCTTCAAAGACATGCATGAGATGCTTGCCGCGTTTTACCATAAGTATGAGCAGGTTAGATTGTTGCCGCAACTCTAG
- a CDS encoding PIN domain-containing protein, with product MRSWLGQKVLPEFSDRVLPIDVRVAQCCAQLHVPDPRSERDALIAATALVHGMQLVTRNASDFAQTGVVLVNPWRIVANMGVEE from the coding sequence TTGCGTTCCTGGTTGGGACAAAAGGTTTTGCCGGAATTCAGCGACAGGGTTCTTCCCATTGATGTTCGGGTTGCTCAGTGCTGCGCTCAGCTCCACGTCCCTGACCCCAGAAGCGAGCGTGATGCTTTGATTGCAGCAACGGCTCTGGTTCATGGAATGCAGCTTGTGACCCGTAATGCTTCTGATTTTGCTCAAACTGGTGTTGTGCTTGTTAATCCGTGGAGGATCGTAGCAAACATGGGTGTCGAAGAGTAA
- a CDS encoding DUF2938 family protein has product MDNRIGLALRIVLVGIGATLFMDIWAIAADTLFGIPQSNFAVVGRWLGHMMDGEFVHQSIRKAAPIAGESSIGWTAHYLTGIALVAAFIAISGTRQLQKPMFVYALLFGVVTVVFPFFVLQPALGAGIMASNRPDPNFARLKSLMTHFSFGLGLYLALWVQAKAFKPFAKPLSSAS; this is encoded by the coding sequence ATGGATAACCGCATTGGTTTGGCACTACGCATTGTTTTAGTTGGGATAGGCGCAACGCTCTTTATGGATATCTGGGCCATTGCAGCTGATACCCTCTTTGGCATTCCACAAAGTAACTTTGCCGTAGTGGGGCGCTGGCTCGGTCACATGATGGATGGAGAATTCGTACATCAAAGCATTCGTAAAGCCGCACCTATCGCTGGTGAGAGTTCTATTGGATGGACTGCTCACTACCTGACCGGTATCGCGCTTGTTGCTGCTTTCATCGCTATTTCCGGTACCCGCCAACTGCAAAAACCTATGTTTGTTTATGCATTGCTATTTGGTGTTGTGACCGTAGTCTTTCCGTTTTTTGTTCTGCAACCTGCTCTCGGTGCGGGAATCATGGCCTCCAACAGACCTGATCCTAATTTTGCCCGCCTCAAAAGCTTGATGACGCATTTTTCTTTCGGACTCGGGCTCTACCTAGCGCTTTGGGTTCAAGCCAAGGCTTTCAAACCCTTCGCAAAACCGCTGTCATCAGCTTCCTAA
- the tnpB gene encoding IS66 family insertion sequence element accessory protein TnpB produces MWLTSLTLQTGRFPWPSPVDGSARLTSAQLAMLWEGMDWRRPSWGAPPARMG; encoded by the coding sequence CTGTGGCTGACGTCTCTTACCCTACAAACAGGCCGGTTCCCGTGGCCTTCGCCAGTCGATGGCTCAGCCCGACTTACTTCAGCACAGCTGGCCATGCTGTGGGAAGGGATGGACTGGAGACGCCCAAGCTGGGGAGCTCCGCCCGCTCGAATGGGGTGA
- a CDS encoding type III effector codes for MTITQATSTTPTIAPANIPPQADTGSSPTSSSTHPALQSHQQRAVETQSAVKDQLAATQGNAGADKSLYDLICVGRGTSAAAYLTSLKRCDCSIVADSGKNNVLVVGKNDPWAGARGYDKGHYTQCINQAQQLVNPGDGPIASSCLDPVDRKEWSQLNAQRIDQVSGGNILDAEVRQISRDSETGLYKVQTDADSEPFLAKKVILATGAGIERSDYEYHHVPPEVADFRKSGHPNAANCLDLDQFQRNEAGTRDLTGCVVAVMGPNAGTDAIMELSTRGVDKDNIFWMMQPHQKPGVALTWDVRSVGIEATFTAQEAGNDRSDGGTVFRYQQINNVSAGENRPLTISTDGGDFEADYLVYAVGQRGGGTSRTEVVDGAAKKVSILEKQLTSQLQPVYDVNQRFSDLSSGGAWQHVVGLEVAGTTKTQGLEVVGAAAMQSSRSVQHNYLDADYSAQLGAVLKNYPEFRSFATEHFPELLAAKPFEQLLKPDSGLKKAGEYDGQKAALLSALLANGAERSLSNVNELLHTFGLRTKAVNDLGGTSKPVRVSELLTQGLSRTQPATVADPRLIGGTQLNIAAQTESFKPQQITTLGGINFNEDQQTIALYVAQNYPDIPANKANDFVANVIAQRTDGNHLRGFTPEERAQFETELQALTE; via the coding sequence ATGACCATCACGCAAGCGACTTCCACGACACCGACAATTGCCCCTGCCAACATCCCGCCACAGGCTGACACAGGAAGCAGTCCGACGTCGAGCTCCACCCATCCGGCGTTGCAATCCCATCAACAAAGAGCCGTTGAAACACAGTCCGCTGTCAAAGATCAACTCGCAGCTACGCAAGGAAACGCTGGTGCTGACAAATCACTATATGATCTGATTTGTGTAGGGCGAGGCACATCGGCTGCGGCATACCTCACCAGCCTGAAACGTTGTGATTGCTCCATCGTTGCTGATAGCGGCAAGAACAATGTTCTTGTAGTTGGCAAAAATGATCCGTGGGCCGGTGCACGAGGTTATGACAAAGGCCATTACACACAGTGCATCAACCAGGCACAACAACTTGTAAACCCTGGCGATGGTCCAATTGCCTCCTCCTGTCTTGATCCAGTTGACAGAAAGGAATGGTCTCAGCTCAATGCACAACGCATTGATCAGGTCTCAGGTGGAAACATCCTTGATGCCGAAGTCCGTCAAATAAGCCGAGACAGCGAGACTGGCCTATATAAGGTACAGACCGATGCAGATAGCGAGCCGTTTCTGGCCAAGAAGGTCATCCTGGCAACTGGTGCCGGCATTGAAAGATCAGACTACGAGTATCATCATGTCCCGCCAGAGGTAGCTGATTTCAGAAAGTCAGGCCATCCTAACGCAGCCAACTGTTTGGATCTGGACCAGTTCCAGCGCAATGAAGCTGGCACACGAGACTTGACGGGATGTGTTGTGGCTGTAATGGGCCCGAATGCGGGTACAGACGCGATCATGGAACTTTCAACACGCGGTGTTGATAAGGATAATATCTTCTGGATGATGCAGCCTCATCAAAAGCCAGGTGTCGCACTGACATGGGATGTACGATCTGTTGGCATCGAAGCCACCTTTACGGCGCAGGAAGCAGGCAATGACCGCTCAGATGGTGGCACTGTGTTTCGCTATCAGCAGATCAACAACGTCTCTGCTGGCGAAAACCGTCCGTTGACCATCAGCACAGATGGTGGAGACTTTGAAGCAGACTACCTCGTATACGCGGTCGGTCAGCGTGGCGGCGGTACGAGCAGAACAGAAGTGGTCGATGGAGCGGCTAAGAAAGTGTCCATCCTTGAAAAGCAGCTGACCTCGCAACTGCAGCCTGTTTACGACGTCAACCAGCGTTTCAGTGATCTTTCTTCCGGCGGAGCATGGCAGCACGTCGTGGGTCTGGAAGTTGCTGGCACAACCAAGACACAAGGCTTGGAAGTGGTTGGCGCTGCCGCCATGCAGTCCAGCCGCAGCGTGCAACATAACTATCTTGATGCAGATTACAGCGCACAGCTCGGAGCAGTACTTAAAAACTATCCCGAGTTCCGTTCCTTTGCCACTGAACATTTCCCGGAACTGTTAGCTGCAAAGCCATTTGAACAGCTTTTAAAGCCGGACTCTGGTTTGAAAAAGGCAGGCGAATATGATGGTCAGAAAGCAGCACTGTTAAGCGCTCTCCTAGCAAATGGCGCAGAGCGATCTCTGAGTAACGTCAATGAGTTACTGCATACCTTCGGTCTGCGTACTAAGGCAGTTAATGATTTGGGTGGCACGTCAAAACCAGTTCGCGTATCGGAACTACTGACACAAGGCTTAAGCCGTACACAGCCAGCAACCGTTGCAGACCCACGCCTGATTGGTGGAACACAGCTGAACATTGCAGCCCAGACCGAAAGCTTCAAACCACAGCAGATAACAACACTGGGCGGTATCAACTTCAACGAAGACCAGCAGACGATTGCACTGTACGTCGCTCAAAACTACCCGGACATCCCAGCAAACAAAGCCAACGATTTCGTAGCTAACGTAATTGCACAACGCACCGATGGAAACCACTTACGCGGCTTTACACCAGAGGAACGCGCACAGTTTGAAACTGAGTTGCAGGCGCTTACTGAGTAA
- a CDS encoding flavoprotein encodes MITNAPSVKARILVGATGSLDATLLPTYLREIKNSIDCSLTAMFTPNATKFVNMDSIALFVDRLICGDDPKDWATDKPGRIAAEHDILAIMPATANTLSAVANGSSLNRLTTVVLAAEFPVLLFPVMGGPMWKKASVKRNVTQIREDGYQVCDPVWRENYDPHMGKIHGHQSLPDPADVVAKIKNHLPQYQTRREPELSAS; translated from the coding sequence ATGATCACCAATGCACCTTCGGTCAAGGCACGAATTCTAGTTGGAGCAACGGGCTCGTTGGATGCCACACTGTTGCCTACGTATCTTCGTGAAATCAAGAATTCCATTGACTGCTCACTGACGGCTATGTTCACACCAAACGCGACAAAGTTTGTGAATATGGACAGCATCGCCCTTTTCGTGGATCGGTTGATTTGCGGCGATGACCCCAAAGATTGGGCTACCGATAAACCCGGGCGGATTGCGGCGGAACACGATATTCTTGCCATCATGCCGGCAACTGCAAATACTTTGTCAGCTGTTGCAAACGGCTCATCTCTTAACCGTCTCACAACCGTTGTTCTCGCAGCAGAATTTCCGGTACTTCTGTTTCCAGTGATGGGCGGACCTATGTGGAAAAAAGCATCGGTAAAGCGCAATGTTACTCAGATCCGCGAAGATGGCTATCAGGTGTGTGACCCTGTTTGGCGTGAGAACTATGATCCTCATATGGGCAAAATCCATGGCCACCAGTCTCTTCCGGATCCAGCCGATGTAGTGGCGAAGATTAAAAACCATTTACCGCAGTACCAGACGCGCCGGGAGCCTGAACTCAGCGCCTCTTAA
- a CDS encoding vanadium-dependent haloperoxidase, whose product MMDRFTWLRTLAYSGALAVAITGGAAQAEQAADWQESAMDLISAEKWPGAKRQRTLAVLHTAMFDAANAVDGTYAPYAYTGPTNSVASVEAAVTQAALHVMSTLMPERKVELEAIAEKRLASVKDPAARDAGVALGQAVAIEVLSARVADNADFSTDYTPGPTEAGVYQKTSKRSMVAPKISKMNPFVLSSATQFRVPPPPSLNSMQFQRGLSEVVELGGKETQMNENNVFIAKLHAGSGSGAWNQIAVKSSMACNLSLVEEARTLALLNIALTDALVAGFNAKYEYALWRPETAMNALGKTYTHPELKPDMQWSSLVAAPMHPEYPCQHCTSGSAAQEVLESVFGDGEFSFTFNGKGGLSKNYVSFQQFAEEESESRVMGGVHYRRSNAVGDMLGYQIGSYIAETSLQPIGDAANIENCTGSR is encoded by the coding sequence ATGATGGACCGATTTACATGGCTACGAACACTTGCTTACAGTGGCGCGCTGGCCGTTGCGATTACGGGCGGTGCTGCTCAGGCTGAACAAGCCGCAGACTGGCAAGAATCTGCCATGGATCTTATCAGTGCAGAAAAGTGGCCGGGCGCAAAGCGTCAACGTACTCTTGCTGTGTTGCATACAGCAATGTTTGATGCTGCTAATGCGGTAGATGGAACATATGCGCCCTATGCGTACACCGGACCCACAAATTCCGTGGCGTCCGTTGAAGCAGCTGTGACGCAAGCAGCCTTGCATGTCATGTCTACTCTGATGCCAGAGCGTAAAGTTGAGCTGGAAGCCATTGCCGAGAAGCGCCTCGCAAGCGTCAAAGATCCAGCGGCACGCGATGCGGGTGTAGCACTGGGGCAAGCGGTCGCGATAGAGGTGCTTTCTGCGCGCGTCGCAGACAATGCCGACTTTTCAACTGACTACACCCCCGGTCCGACTGAAGCAGGTGTCTATCAGAAAACCTCCAAACGCAGCATGGTCGCGCCGAAGATCAGCAAAATGAACCCCTTCGTTCTCTCTTCAGCAACTCAATTCCGGGTACCACCACCGCCATCTTTGAACAGTATGCAATTCCAACGTGGATTAAGCGAAGTGGTTGAGCTGGGCGGTAAAGAAACCCAGATGAATGAAAACAACGTTTTCATTGCCAAACTTCATGCTGGATCAGGGTCTGGTGCATGGAATCAAATTGCTGTGAAAAGCAGCATGGCCTGCAATCTGTCTCTGGTAGAGGAAGCCCGCACACTTGCGCTTTTGAACATTGCCCTAACGGACGCTTTGGTCGCCGGGTTTAACGCTAAATATGAATACGCTCTCTGGCGTCCAGAAACCGCGATGAATGCATTGGGTAAGACCTATACGCATCCAGAGTTAAAGCCCGACATGCAATGGAGTTCACTGGTAGCAGCACCAATGCATCCAGAATATCCATGCCAGCATTGCACCAGCGGCAGCGCTGCGCAGGAAGTTTTGGAATCCGTGTTCGGAGACGGTGAGTTTTCCTTCACCTTTAACGGCAAAGGCGGCCTTTCCAAAAACTACGTGAGCTTCCAGCAGTTTGCTGAGGAAGAATCTGAGTCTCGCGTAATGGGTGGAGTACATTACCGCCGTTCTAACGCAGTTGGCGACATGCTGGGTTATCAGATCGGTTCTTACATTGCGGAGACCTCCTTACAGCCAATAGGCGATGCAGCAAACATCGAGAATTGTACAGGCAGCCGTTAG
- a CDS encoding transposase codes for MPFKANADRQHKFVKAKYKVTNWREYNESLRRRGDITVWVEDSVATTWFAPAANRRGRPARFSELAIQTCLQIRAVFCLALRQTQGFVRSVFHLMELVLPVPDFSTLSRRASGLKLSK; via the coding sequence ATGCCGTTTAAAGCCAATGCTGATCGCCAACACAAGTTTGTCAAAGCCAAATATAAGGTAACCAACTGGCGGGAGTATAACGAAAGCTTGCGCCGTCGCGGTGACATCACAGTTTGGGTTGAAGACAGCGTTGCAACAACCTGGTTTGCTCCTGCGGCTAACCGACGTGGGCGGCCCGCCAGGTTCTCGGAGCTTGCCATTCAAACTTGTTTGCAGATCAGGGCCGTATTCTGCCTTGCCTTACGGCAGACACAAGGGTTTGTGCGATCTGTGTTTCATTTGATGGAGTTGGTTTTACCGGTCCCTGACTTTTCCACCCTGTCGCGCAGAGCTAGTGGTTTGAAACTTTCAAAGTAA